ATAGGCCTGAGTCTGAAATGAGGGGATGAGGGGGTGGCAACCCCACTTCCAGAACCTGCTTCTTAGGCGAACTCAAATAACACGTGGCAGTTTACccatataatgtatatttacatacttGGGGTAAAGTTAAGTGCgtttgtgtgtgcttatgtgcatgtgtgtgtgttaatatgtgtgtgcatttgtgtgtggtgtggtgtgtgtgtatgtgtgtgtttgtgtgtggtgtggttgcGTGTGTGTATGACAATGTGGTTAAAGGTGCTGAAATCAGGCCATCAATAGATTGGACTGAGGAACAAAACTCATTAGTCAGATAGGGAGAGGCAAAGGTTTGTATTCAGAACTCAGAAGTATTTGTTGGGGTAGAGAGTACAGGCTCTAGACAACCTACAATAGGGAAGGCAAAGAAAGCTGTCTAGATATCAGCATGTCCCTGAAGAGTGGTGAAGAAGACAAGTGGGAAAATGGGGCCAACACTGCTTGAAGCTATTGGTTTATCCAAAGCAGCATATTTCTGGAGCCAGAGCCCCCCACAGCAAAAGCTCCCGTCTCACTTACCTGTGGCCCCGAGCTGGCCTTTATTGTAAGCTGCTTCCCTCTGGGCTAATGTGTGGGATAAAGCAGGGAGGATGTCAAGCACCAGGCATAGCAGTGGGTGCTCATTGGCACCTCTCTGTCTGCAGGGGTCCCACAGAGGACCAGGATAGAGAGAGATGCAGACCACATCCAGGACAAAGGGCAGCCTGGTGCTCAGCACACCTGTCTCGCTGgtggggctggagctggagctggggacTTCACAGGGTTTGGCCTGTCTAGAGGGGAAGGTCCACAATGCTTGCAATGCTCTTTCTGCTGGTCTGGTCTAGATGTTCACCTTCATAGCATTTTGGATATCGTCTGTGTGTccctgtggtctgtgctgcctACTCTGGGGCCCATGGAGGTTTGGTGATCCAACTCTTAGGCTGGGAGCATAGCTTCGCCATTCTCAGAGCCATTTTGCTCAGTTTCTCTGTACCAATAGTTTTGCTGTCCTTTCTCTGTCCCAGGGCCCCTCTAAGGGGTGCCTTGATGGCTCTAACAAGAAGCCAGTCTTCTGGGTCGACTTGCCAGAGGCCTGAGCCCACCTCAGCTTTCTGCAGGCCTGGCTCCCGGGATTCTAGCTATCCTATGTGCTTCTTGTGAGAGGAAGCCCGGcagtgtagatcaggctggcttctaacttatagatcagcctgcctctgcctcccaagtgctgggattaaaagtgtgtgccaccaacacctggcTTTTAACAGAACCTCTTGATGTCACTCAGCACAGATGCCAAAGAGTAACCATCTCTACCCCAGCACAAACCTGGGATAACACTCATCCGTTTGAAAGATGcccttagggctggagagatggctcatcagttaagagcaccgactgtttcagagggcctgagttcaattcccagcaaccacatggtggctcacaaccatctgtattgagatctgatgccctcttctggtgtgtctgaagagagcaatggtgacctcacatacataaaataagtaagtaagtaagtaaataaatacatttatttaaaaaagaaagatgtccTTAAATCAACAAGTTTCTCGTGGAGGAGACCAAGCATGGTACAGAATGTATTGTCAGTATTCTAGGAAACAGGCTCTCCTAGTTCAgggccgaagagatggctcattttGCCAAGTGTTTCCtggtaagcatgaggacctggggttcacagcacccacatacCAGGCCAGAGTGGACTTAAGCTAGATGGCTTAAACAGGTAAAATGCTGCTGCTGGCAAGCCTGACTATTTGAGTCAACCCCTGGCCCCTGAATGGtagaaagaaagcacaaattcttgcaagttgtcctctgacttccatacatgcaccactccagcacacacatacacacacatacacactccagcacacacatgcatacacatgcacacttcagcacacacatgcatacacatgcacactccaacacatgcatgcacactctagcacacacatgcacacacatgcacactccagcacatacatgcacacacatgcacactccagcacacacatgcacacaaataaataatatgtaatttaaaagattttggcaagccaggcagtggtggcacacgcctttaatcccagcacttgggaggcagaggcaggcagatttctgagttcgaggctaacctggtctacaaagtgagttccgggacagccagggctacacagagaaaccctgtctccaaaaaccaaaaaaaaaaaaaggggggggggtatacgcaccacacacacacacacacacacacacacacagagagagagagagagagagagagagagagagagagaacacccacacatagaaagaaagaaagaaagaaagaaagaaagaaagaaagaaagaaagaaagaaagaaagaaccctcCCAGCTTCATCCCCGAATCCCCTAGGAGGTGACGTCCTTCAGCCCCTCCCAGCCTGGGGCACCAGGATGTGGCCCCTGATTCTAGGTACTCTAGCCTCAATTTCCCAACAGCTGTGCATCCCAGAGGAGCTTGTCCTGCTGCAAAACAGAAGGATAAGCAAAACTTGGGCTGTGGTACATGAGTCTCTAGAGAACCAGCTCTTGGCAGATATGTAGCTCGTCTTACAACAGCACCCAGACAGGTATAAGGACAGGGTTGACGTGAGAGCATGGGGAAGGAGGGACTAGACTGCGGAGACCACACCTTTCCCCTGCCAACCTGCGGCCATGTTACCCTCGGCAGCTTGCTCCTTCACCTAGGTGTCCCCTTTACTGCCTGCAAGCCTACAAGGACCTGTCTCTATGCTTCTCCAAAGACAAGCCTTGCCTGAGGGTTCCTAGAGCCCTAAGTCCCCACTGTTAAGTGGGTTAGTGCCTTTCTTTGCAGGATCAAGTGATTCTGGAGAATGGCCACCAGGGGGACCTCTAGGCACACATCTGACCGACCAGTCTTGGGTGTGTGGTGGGTTCCAGATCAGGCAGGCTAAGCAGACACTTTCCTCAAAATCCTGATACCCCaggttcgttctctctctctctctctctctctctctctctctctctctctctctctctctctctctctgtgttgtggTGTGCAGCCTGCAGGGCTGTGCCCTGCTCTGGTTGGAGGAGGGTCCAGAAGGTCTCTTAGGCTGGGTAGACTAGAATGTGTGATCCTGATCCTGGAACCCCAGATGTAAAGCTGGGTTTGGGTGCCCTTGTGAGTGAGGAGGCCTGGTGAGGTGAGGTGGTATGTTGAGGCCCCCTGGCTTTCCCTTTGACTCATGATCTTTCACATTCCCCCCGCCCTCCTTTCCATTCTGACCCCATTTCTGAGCTAAACTTCCAAACTGACTCCTTAGTTGGCAAGTTCTCATGGTCAGGTGCCCTACAGTTAACAGATCCTGTGGGACCCTCCCTCCTCCAACCTGAGCCAGCATGGGGAGGGGTCAGTATAACAGTACCAAGGTAGATGTGGGGGAGGTTCCTTCAGGAAGGGAAGagcctgtgggtgtgggtgaggcTGGGGGAAAGGCCCCTGCCAGCCTGGTGGCACAAACAGGAAGGACAGCAGGCTCTGGCAGCCAGAAGCCTGTGGCCCCAAGCTGGCAGGATGGCCCCCTTCCTGCAGGTCCCCCACAGTCTTCTGGGTTCCTGACATGAGagaagaggtggggtggggtgaagtgAACTCTGAAGCCAGAATGTGACTCTCCTGGGGTCACCAGCTTGGGGAGAGGTGAAGAAAGATGCCGGGGCGGAAACAAAGGGGCAGATATCGCTATGGTTATCTTACTAAGCACAGAGCGACTGAAAAAGCAAGGGTACCTCTGCCCACCCCGTGCCCACCTTACGTTGGACCTCAAACCAGCTAGATAGTTTCCCATGGCACCCACACACTCCCTTCCCCTTTAGGCATTTCGAAAGCTCTCCACCACAATCTGGAAGTTATACCCTGCGAGGGTGTGGGCAGGGCACTTCTGAGGTGCCAATCAGCCTGCACTCGCCTCTGCCCCGGCCATGGCACTGCTGTCAGTTTCTTGGTACCTGTCTCAACAGCAGCCTTGTCACGTGAGACTATGGCTGGCGGTGGGGGTCGGGCCGGGCAGAGCACAGTGTAAGAGGTGATCCTCAAAGGGATGCTGGGGCGGGTCTGGCCAACACTTTCCTCCCGTTCAGAACTCCCGGTCTGGAGTTCTGGGACATGGACAAGCCAGGCTGCCATTCTCCGTACAGGGCTCCACAGTGTCCTGCTCAGCAGAGTAGGGGAGCTGGTGGGGATGGAGGGCGCTTAGCTAAAAGCTTTGTATAGGCTGAAGCTCTGAGTGACCCTGGTGGGCCACCCTACCCTGGTCTGCACTGGGTCATTGCATCCCCAGATTGGAAGGCTTGGTGAGATGGAGAGGAACCTTGGCTACGAGCTATAGCTTAGCCCCCCAGAGCCAGCTGGAGGGGAAACAAACAAGCCTGGACCTGAGGCTGGGACTAGCTTTCCTGTTTCTGGAGTGGATGCCAACCCCCTGCCCACCAGCCTGCCTGCCCACGTCAGGGACATGGAGACTCCTTCCCTTTCCAGACTGGAAAgccccctcccaggagagcaggaaggaagaaacctGCGACTCTTCCAGCCCTGGACCTTGGGCTGAGCCTACAGTTCAAGGTTTGCATGTTCACAGGTCTTGGCAGGGAATGATAAGAATCCCCAGGGCACCCTGCCCCCACTCCACAGCAGGTAGCCCCTGGGTCTGTCCTTCAGGGCAAATGCTGACTGACGCCCCATCAGACTGTGATGGGCCCTCTTCTGAAGACTACAGTTCTGTGAACAAGGCATTCTCTAGAGGTGGCAGAGCAGCAGTTTGTGATGCCTGGGGATCTGGGAGAACAGGCCCGGCTTAGTGGGGGATTGGAGGAAGTGGGCATCATCATTACAGGGAGGGGCCTCTGTGGCCTCCTGGAGAAATGCAGTTGCTCTCTTTGGGTGCCCTGGGGTTGGGTGGTGGGCAGAGGATGGAGGTGCTCATTGGGGAAGGGATCACGTTTGCTCAGAGTGCTCACAAGGGTCTTTCCTTTTCCTGAAGGCAAgcaggcctcctcctcctcctcctcctcctcctcctcctcctctccttcctcttcttcctcctcttcctccatatgCCTAGTTGATCATTTCTAGGGACCAGCATGGTTGGGAAGGGGACCTTGTCTTGGCCTTCCTCTTGTCTCGATTCCCTCTTTGAGCAGAAGacagggtgggtggggcagggttGGATAGTGGTTGGTGCCAAAGATTGAAGGGGTAGGGCGGGGCAGAAGTGGGAAGGCCCCTGGCTTCTTCACCTTGGTAGACAGCGAGGAGCCCCAGAGGCTGAGCTGAGCAGCAGCTGTGATTTCAGGGTTGGAGAGGCTGCTGTGATTTGAAAATCTCCTTTCCTTGGGTGACTGATTCCAGAAGGCTCTGGATGAATTGTACTGGTGAGTGCCTGGCCCTTGAGCCATCCCAGCTGGGGATGATGGGGACTTATGGGTGTCCCTGAGCCTAGGGTGACAGGGCCTCTCCTTTTTTATTCTGCTTCAGGTTGCCTCCTCACCCGGAGGCTGCGGGCCTGGGGCGGCCTGGCTGGAGGGGCAACGTTCACGGTAATCTGGCTTTTCTGGCTGCGGGGATCAGCTCCGGGAAGTGCCCCAGTGCCCCAGCCCACACTTACCATCCTTATCTGGCACTGGCCTTTCACCAACCGGCCGCCAGAGCTGCCTGGTGACATCTGCACTCGCTATGGCATGGCCAGCTGCCGCCTGAGTGCTAACCGGAGCCTGCTAGCCAGTGCTGATGCTGTGGTCTTCCACCACCGTGAGCTGGAGACCCGGCGATCTCGCCTGCCCCTGGACCAGAGGCCACATGGACAGCCTTGGGTCTGGGCCTCCATGGAATCGCCCAGTAATACCCATGGTCTCCATCACTTCCGGGGCATCTTCAACTGGGTGCTGAGCTATCGGCGTGATTCAGATATCTTTGTACCCTATGGTCGCTTGGAGCCTCTCTCTGGGCCCACACCCCGACTACCTGCCAAAAGCAGGATGGCTGCCTGGGTGATCAGCAATTTCCAGGAGCGGCAGCAGCGGGCAAAGCTGTACCGGCAGCTGGCCCCTCATCTGCAGGTGGATGTGTTTGGTCGTGCCAGCGGACGGCCCCTGTGCGCTAACTGTCTGCTGCCCACGTTGGCCCGGTACCGCTTCTACTTGTCCTTTGAGAACTCACAACATCGGGACTACATCACTGAGAAGTTCTGGCGCAATGCACTGGCGGCTGGTGCTGTACCTGTGGTGCTGGGACCTCCTCGGGCCACCTACGAGGCTTTTGTGCCACCAGATGCATTTATACACGTGGATGACTTCAGTTCTGCCCGTGAACTGGCTGTCTTCCTTGTCAGCATGAATGAGAGTCGTTATCATGACTTCTTTGCTTGGCGAGACCGGCTCCGTGTGCGACTCCTGGGTGACTGGAGGGAGCGCTTCTGCGCCATCTGTGCCCGCTACCCTTACTTGCCCCGCAGCCAGGTCTATGAAGATCTTGAAAGCTGGTTCCAGGCTTGAACTCCTGCTGCTGGGAGAGGCTGTGTGAGTGGAAGATTGATGTTGAAACCGAAGAGCTGAGCATCCAGGCTTTTGGTCACCATGGGACTAACCCAAGGCTTTAAGTTCAGTGAGCAGGAAGTCAGGGTATAAAGAGAAGACTGGGCTGAAATGCCATATGGATGAGGACTCTGGTGGGCTTTAGAGGAGGGGTCCAGGGAGAGAGCATATGGGGAAGGTGGCTGAGGGTCCCTGATTTACCTTGACCGTGCCCATGGCTGAAGGCTCAGATGAAAAGGCGAGGTAGTACTCGGAGCTGGGACAAGCACAGGACCCTCACTTCCCCAGTCAAGGTGCTTAGCCTCAAGGTTACAGATGCGTGCTCCAGAACTCTGGGTGCAGACTTTACACTGGGCGCAGGGGGTTGTGGAAGAACAGTGCAGATGGTTCTGGGCTTTTGACACCACAGTTCCCTCGGGGAAAGAAGCACCGCTAATAAAGACACTGACAGAAATCTCCTGGTCAAGTCTGCTAGGCAGCAGAGCTCACCAACCAGCTTCCTCTGCTCATTTCCCCCCGGCAGCCATTGGGTTTCTTGTTTCTGCCCGAGAGCCTTGCCTAAGTGGTACCTTACCGGGAACTCAAAGCCCACGGCAGGTACAGACCTGAGAACTGAGGTCAGACACAGCTGTGGCTGAGGTGCCACATGTCATAGGTCTCAGTGGGAGGGGTGTCCTGTGTGACGGGGTGTGATGTATGATGGCTGGTAGAGGTATCCGTTAGGGCTTTCGATGAAGAGCCTGCTGCAGGTGCCCACTGTGTTGGGCTGGGTAGGCCGGGAGGAAGTGAGAGGTGAGCCTATGAGTGTGTGACAGATTGAGCTCCTGGGACGGGCAGGGGCTTGGGTTTGTCCGGGGATGGGGTAGCAGTACAAGCAGGAAGCTGCCCTGCCCCTGTGGTTTGTGGGAAAGGCCTGCCCATGGCTTCCTGCCCTGACCTAGCCTCATGGGCTAACTGGAGAGAAGGAAGCGTCCTGAGCTGGGTGGAGTCTTGTGTCATCTCCCACCGCCCAGGAGAGGAGCTGGGAAGTGATGGGAAGCTTTAGCCCTCGACGGTTTGCATTCACTTTAAGAGCAAACTGCACGTCCCAGGCTGAACACCGCACACCCTCCCCCTCCTAGTCACAGGCGGGGAAACCCAAACTGGCCTGCAGCCTTCAGACAGTCCTCAGGGCCTCTGAGGAGCTAGTGGCCCTCTGCTGCCCCCTGCCGGCCACATGGAGAAAATAGTCCTGTGACAGGATCAATAGGCCCACATCTAAACCTGGCTAAGGACCCACCAAAGGCCAGGCTCTAGGAGCAGAAAGGAGCTAGGCTTACAAGAATATGGAGtaggtggggaggtgggtggtGTTGGGGTAGCAAGTAAACCACTTATATAAGGGACAGCCTGTCTTCACGTTCACCCCTGCTTTCCAGCCCCCTTTGTGCAGTCTGGCTAGAGCGGGGAGGCCTGATCTGGCAGCCACAATGGATGACTGTGGTAAATTTTCACACTTGTGATGTCTCAGCACCATTTTGAATATAAACCTAACTTTCTCAGGCCAGAATTAGGACTCTCTGATCTTTAGCAGTTTCCAGTTATGCACACTCAGCCCTTCACGTGGTGTGTCTGGCTCTTCATACCTGGTAAGCATTtctgctgccctgccctgcccgcTGAGCATCTGCCTCACCTGCATGGAAATCACAGGTAGACTGCAGTGACCCCAACAAATGCACCTTACGTGTTCTAAACTCAGTTA
The DNA window shown above is from Mus pahari chromosome 3, PAHARI_EIJ_v1.1, whole genome shotgun sequence and carries:
- the Fut7 gene encoding alpha-(1,3)-fucosyltransferase 7 isoform X1, whose protein sequence is MPTPCPPACLPTSGTWRLLPFPDWKAPSQESRKEETCDSSSPGPWAEPTVQGCLLTRRLRAWGGLAGGATFTVIWLFWLRGSAPGSAPVPQPTLTILIWHWPFTNRPPELPGDICTRYGMASCRLSANRSLLASADAVVFHHRELETRRSRLPLDQRPHGQPWVWASMESPSNTHGLHHFRGIFNWVLSYRRDSDIFVPYGRLEPLSGPTPRLPAKSRMAAWVISNFQERQQRAKLYRQLAPHLQVDVFGRASGRPLCANCLLPTLARYRFYLSFENSQHRDYITEKFWRNALAAGAVPVVLGPPRATYEAFVPPDAFIHVDDFSSARELAVFLVSMNESRYHDFFAWRDRLRVRLLGDWRERFCAICARYPYLPRSQVYEDLESWFQA
- the Fut7 gene encoding alpha-(1,3)-fucosyltransferase 7 isoform X2; the encoded protein is MNCTGCLLTRRLRAWGGLAGGATFTVIWLFWLRGSAPGSAPVPQPTLTILIWHWPFTNRPPELPGDICTRYGMASCRLSANRSLLASADAVVFHHRELETRRSRLPLDQRPHGQPWVWASMESPSNTHGLHHFRGIFNWVLSYRRDSDIFVPYGRLEPLSGPTPRLPAKSRMAAWVISNFQERQQRAKLYRQLAPHLQVDVFGRASGRPLCANCLLPTLARYRFYLSFENSQHRDYITEKFWRNALAAGAVPVVLGPPRATYEAFVPPDAFIHVDDFSSARELAVFLVSMNESRYHDFFAWRDRLRVRLLGDWRERFCAICARYPYLPRSQVYEDLESWFQA